Part of the Bacteroidota bacterium genome, GCTGCTATTAAGCGTGTAGATGCGGGCCATGCGAGCCGGCTTTGTCTTTTCAGCCTGTGTTGCAGCAACAACACGATCTGCAAACCCGGGGTTGAATTGTCCTTCAGGTTTTGCTGCACGAATGGCATCGCGGAGTGCCGTAAGGTCCTGCTGTGTATCAACGGCTTCATCGGAAGACGCAAGGAGCATACGCAGCAGTTTTTGCTCTTTTTCGCTCAGATCGTCGTCAAACGAACGGAGCAGTAAAGCCAGTTGTTTATTTGTTTTCATTGCTGTAGTAAGGACGAAGTTTATCCCGCAGTTTCACCTGGGCGCGCGCAAGGCGGGATAAGACTGTTCCTATGGGTAAGTTGAGGAAGTCTGCAGTTTCCCTGGTTGAGTAGCCTTCAACCAGGCGTAGGACGACAACCGCCCTGAATTCAGGTTTTAACTGCAAAATGGCCTGTTGAATAAGTTGCCCCTTTTCAGTGTTGTCCAGTGAACTGCGGTTGATATTTTCGTCGGGAATGTGGAGCGTGTCGGCTGCCTGAAACCTGGCAAACCATCTTTTCCTGCGCTTGAGGGCGTTGAGCGAAAGATTGATGGCAATTCTGTTCAGGTAGGTTGAGACACTGGCGTCGCCGCGAAAAGAGTCGAGGGCCCGATAAAACCGAATAAACGTTTCCTGGCCGACATCTTCAGCTTCTGCGGTGTTGCCCAGCATTGACGTTACGGTGCTTGCGACACGGCCTTGATAGCGCTCAACGAGCTTGCGAAAGGCCAGTTGGTCACCAGCGCTGGAGGCTGATATCAGGTCTGCATCCGTTTCAGGAGCAGTTGATTGAGCCCGTTCAGCTTTCAATTTTCCAGACGTTGGTGCACCAGTCCCGCGGCCCATTGGTGGCCCGCCGGCGGCTGTCTTTCGTGCTGCTGAAGTAGTCAACGCGCTTACGACCTAATGCAGTTAGTGGATACATCTCGGGCCTTAGACAGTGTGGATGTGCTGGTTATTCCCGTTTGAGGGATAAATTTGTTGAACGCAGCAATAGTTGGCTGCTCATGTGCTTATTGTAACAACGAAACAAAGGCGTCACTTCGTGTGCCCATGTTGCCTGACGGTAGTATTTGATCGAGAGACAGAGACTCAATCGTGTTTGTTTTAGCAGCGTCGAAAGGCTGTTCTGCGCGGATGTAATTATCAGTATACCCAACCATTACTTCGCCTTTGCGGTCAGCTTCCCATAAAACGGGGCGGGTATCGCCGGCATGCAGCTGGTAAAACGCGAGGCGTT contains:
- a CDS encoding sigma-70 family RNA polymerase sigma factor; protein product: MTTSAARKTAAGGPPMGRGTGAPTSGKLKAERAQSTAPETDADLISASSAGDQLAFRKLVERYQGRVASTVTSMLGNTAEAEDVGQETFIRFYRALDSFRGDASVSTYLNRIAINLSLNALKRRKRWFARFQAADTLHIPDENINRSSLDNTEKGQLIQQAILQLKPEFRAVVVLRLVEGYSTRETADFLNLPIGTVLSRLARAQVKLRDKLRPYYSNENK